In Stenotrophomonas sp. ASS1, the following proteins share a genomic window:
- a CDS encoding MFS transporter, which translates to MLLAHGVCCKPLAEWPTSHHVRPLSHRGSRTIPDLRPPPPKTALNAQPSLRRLYAAGHFARTLVWSFVDLALGYYLHARLGLSAAHTGQLLAISLAYSSVLDLLLAAVFTRLHDQRRLALRLQLIGGLGTAASACLLFSPSTATEPAFLPLLAASLLFRTCYAVYDVAQNALTSLLPRDENEAMRYVSARAVVVPISKLCIAAALFGVVGAPESAGSGSALLICMIIGILIAAAALPLACIATPAQPATTSRPVAGALPLPALLPVLLAAAVETALVGLAGRLFPFADQGAALTFAMVAGMVVAPWLHLRLRPPLCSETGLIALMSVLVIAAVCVYQAKPSLPVAIACAAVHGAAVASVGLVLWRRTALIARRHAARSGREDDLSCFALLTGTMKLSIAASSLLLGQLLPGIQAGDPGTSAVLVSLVAVGSLLSLAALAWPVALPHTEGLHP; encoded by the coding sequence ATGCTGCTCGCCCACGGCGTGTGCTGCAAGCCACTCGCTGAATGGCCGACCTCGCACCATGTCAGACCGCTGTCACACAGGGGTAGTAGAACGATCCCGGATCTCCGGCCTCCTCCCCCAAAAACAGCGTTGAACGCGCAGCCATCGCTGCGGCGGCTCTATGCCGCCGGCCACTTCGCCCGCACTCTGGTCTGGTCGTTCGTGGACCTGGCACTCGGCTACTACCTGCACGCGCGGCTGGGGCTGTCGGCTGCCCACACCGGCCAACTGCTGGCGATCTCCCTGGCCTACAGCAGCGTGCTCGACTTGCTGCTGGCCGCCGTGTTCACCCGCCTGCACGACCAGCGTCGCCTCGCCTTGCGCCTGCAGTTGATCGGCGGGCTCGGCACCGCCGCCAGCGCCTGCCTGCTGTTCAGCCCCAGCACCGCGACCGAGCCCGCCTTCCTGCCGCTGCTGGCCGCCTCGCTCTTGTTCCGTACCTGCTACGCGGTTTACGACGTGGCCCAGAATGCATTGACTTCGCTGTTGCCCCGCGACGAGAACGAGGCCATGCGCTACGTTTCCGCTCGCGCGGTAGTGGTACCGATCTCCAAGCTGTGCATCGCTGCAGCACTGTTCGGCGTGGTCGGTGCACCTGAATCTGCAGGCAGTGGCAGCGCGCTGCTGATCTGCATGATCATCGGCATCCTGATCGCGGCCGCCGCGCTTCCCCTGGCCTGCATCGCCACGCCCGCACAGCCCGCCACAACCAGCAGGCCCGTTGCCGGCGCCCTGCCGCTGCCGGCACTGCTGCCGGTTCTGCTGGCCGCAGCGGTAGAGACGGCGCTGGTGGGCCTGGCCGGGCGTCTGTTTCCCTTTGCCGACCAGGGCGCAGCGCTGACCTTCGCCATGGTCGCGGGCATGGTGGTCGCGCCTTGGCTCCATCTGCGCCTGCGCCCCCCGCTGTGCAGCGAGACAGGCCTGATCGCGCTGATGTCGGTGCTGGTCATCGCTGCCGTCTGCGTTTACCAGGCCAAGCCCTCCCTGCCTGTCGCGATTGCGTGTGCCGCTGTCCATGGGGCGGCGGTAGCCAGTGTCGGCCTGGTGCTGTGGCGGCGCACCGCGCTGATCGCCCGTCGCCATGCCGCCCGCAGCGGGCGCGAGGATGACCTTAGCTGTTTTGCGCTGCTCACTGGAACCATGAAACTGTCCATTGCCGCCTCCTCATTGCTGCTGGGCCAGCTGCTGCCCGGCATACAGGCCGGTGATCCGGGCACCTCTGCCGTACTGGTCTCGCTGGTTGCCGTCGGCAGTCTGCTGTCGCTGGCCGCATTGGCCTGGCCGGTCGCGCTTCCGCATACCGAGGGCCTGCACCCATGA
- the aceE gene encoding pyruvate dehydrogenase (acetyl-transferring), homodimeric type, whose amino-acid sequence MNQALIPFDTDPLETREWRESLEAVMQAGGRPRAHYLIDQLSELDAQQHGDLHTRAWTAYVNTIPPERQPAYPGDLAIERRLNAMIRWNAMVMVLRAGKHSNVGGHIATYQSAAVLYDVGFDHFFRGRTDTFDGDMIYIQGHSAPGIYGRAYVEGRIDPARMDNFRREAGREGLSSYPHPRLMPEFWQFPTVSMGLGPLTAAYQARYMRYLEYRGLKEHQGRKVWAFLGDGEMDQPESLAAISLAGRERLDNIVFVINCNLQRLDGPVRGNAKVIQELEGTFRAAGWNVIKLIWGSGWDDLLARDHSGLLRQRMMECVDGDYQTFKSQNGAYVREHFFGRYPELLELVAHMSDDDIWALARGGHDPQKVYAAYQQAVNTSGRPTVILAKTVKGFGMGEAGEGQNINHQLKKMSADAVRAFRDRFNLPVSDDQLEDMPYLRPEPGSAEAIYFAERRRIQGGQLPARLAKVDPLPLPPLSIFNTQLQGSGDRGQSTTMGFVRILTSLLKDPELGKLVIPIVPDESRTFGMEGLFRQIGIHSYLGQLYTPQDAGQLSYYKEAKDGQILQEGINESGAICSWIAAGTAYSNHGLATIPFYIFYSMFGLQRVGDLAWAAADARTRGFLLGATSGRTTLMGEGLQHDDGHSHVLSSVIPSCVSYDPTYNYELAVIIHDGLRRMYVEQEDIYYYITVLNENYPQPALPEGAEAGILKGLYLLHPADADSDSQPRVQLMGSGSILREVEAAAELLQQDFGIASDVWSATSLTELRRDGLAAERWNLLHPAEEPRVPYLQQCLQGHEGPVVVATDYMKIVGDQIRPFINDRRFTALGTDGFGRSDTRESLRTFFEVDRHFIVLAALKSLADEGRIERARMQDAIDKYGIDTGKRDPAAV is encoded by the coding sequence ATGAACCAAGCGCTCATTCCCTTCGATACCGATCCGCTGGAAACCCGCGAGTGGCGTGAATCACTGGAAGCGGTGATGCAGGCCGGTGGCCGGCCGCGCGCGCACTACCTGATCGACCAGCTCAGCGAGCTGGATGCACAGCAGCATGGCGACCTGCATACCCGTGCCTGGACCGCCTACGTCAACACCATCCCGCCCGAGCGCCAGCCGGCCTACCCGGGTGATCTGGCCATCGAGCGCCGCCTGAACGCGATGATCCGCTGGAACGCGATGGTGATGGTGCTGCGTGCCGGCAAGCATTCCAACGTCGGTGGCCACATCGCCACCTACCAGTCGGCGGCAGTACTGTACGACGTGGGCTTCGATCATTTCTTCCGTGGCCGTACCGACACCTTCGACGGCGACATGATCTACATCCAGGGCCACTCCGCGCCGGGCATCTATGGCCGCGCGTACGTGGAAGGCCGCATCGATCCGGCGCGCATGGACAACTTCCGCCGTGAAGCCGGGCGCGAAGGCCTGTCCTCGTATCCACACCCGCGATTGATGCCGGAGTTCTGGCAGTTCCCCACCGTGTCGATGGGGCTGGGCCCGCTGACCGCCGCCTACCAGGCGCGCTACATGCGTTACCTGGAATACCGCGGCCTGAAAGAACACCAGGGCCGCAAAGTATGGGCCTTCCTCGGCGACGGCGAGATGGACCAGCCCGAATCGCTGGCGGCGATCTCGCTGGCCGGTCGCGAGCGGCTGGACAACATCGTGTTCGTGATCAACTGCAACCTGCAGCGCCTGGACGGTCCGGTGCGCGGCAACGCCAAGGTCATCCAGGAACTGGAAGGCACCTTCCGCGCGGCCGGCTGGAACGTGATCAAGCTGATCTGGGGCAGCGGCTGGGACGACCTGCTGGCCCGCGACCACAGCGGCCTGCTGCGCCAGCGCATGATGGAATGCGTGGACGGCGACTACCAGACCTTCAAGTCGCAGAACGGTGCCTACGTGCGCGAGCACTTCTTCGGCCGTTACCCCGAACTGCTGGAGCTGGTCGCGCACATGAGCGACGACGACATCTGGGCGCTGGCGCGTGGTGGCCATGATCCGCAGAAGGTGTACGCCGCCTACCAGCAGGCAGTGAACACCAGCGGCCGGCCCACCGTGATCCTGGCCAAGACGGTCAAGGGTTTCGGCATGGGTGAAGCCGGTGAAGGCCAGAACATCAACCACCAGCTGAAGAAAATGAGCGCCGACGCGGTGCGCGCCTTCCGCGACCGCTTCAACCTGCCGGTCAGCGACGACCAGCTGGAGGACATGCCGTACCTGCGTCCGGAACCGGGCAGCGCCGAAGCCATCTACTTCGCCGAGCGCCGCCGCATCCAGGGCGGGCAACTGCCCGCGCGCCTGGCCAAGGTCGATCCGCTGCCGCTGCCGCCGCTGTCGATCTTCAACACCCAGCTGCAGGGCAGCGGCGATCGCGGACAGTCCACCACCATGGGCTTCGTGCGCATTCTCACCAGCCTGCTGAAGGACCCGGAACTGGGCAAGCTGGTCATTCCGATCGTGCCCGATGAATCGCGCACCTTCGGCATGGAAGGCCTGTTCCGCCAGATCGGCATCCACTCCTACCTGGGCCAGCTGTATACCCCGCAGGATGCCGGCCAGCTGAGCTACTACAAGGAAGCCAAGGACGGCCAGATCCTGCAGGAAGGCATCAACGAATCCGGTGCGATCTGCTCATGGATTGCCGCCGGCACCGCCTACAGCAACCACGGCCTGGCGACGATCCCGTTCTACATCTTCTACTCGATGTTCGGCCTGCAGCGCGTCGGTGACCTGGCCTGGGCCGCCGCCGATGCGCGCACCCGTGGCTTCCTGCTGGGTGCCACCTCCGGCCGCACCACGCTGATGGGCGAAGGCCTGCAGCATGACGACGGCCACAGCCACGTGCTGTCGTCGGTCATCCCGAGCTGCGTATCCTACGACCCGACCTACAACTACGAGCTGGCGGTGATCATCCACGACGGCCTGCGCCGCATGTACGTCGAGCAGGAAGACATCTACTACTACATCACCGTACTCAACGAGAACTATCCGCAGCCGGCGCTGCCCGAGGGCGCCGAGGCCGGCATCCTGAAGGGCCTGTACCTGCTGCACCCGGCGGACGCCGACAGCGACTCGCAGCCACGCGTGCAGCTGATGGGCAGCGGTTCGATCCTGCGCGAAGTGGAAGCCGCGGCAGAACTGCTGCAGCAGGACTTCGGCATCGCCAGCGATGTGTGGAGCGCGACCAGCCTGACCGAACTGCGCCGCGATGGCCTGGCCGCCGAGCGCTGGAACCTGCTGCATCCGGCCGAGGAGCCCCGCGTGCCCTACCTGCAGCAGTGCCTGCAGGGCCATGAAGGCCCGGTGGTGGTGGCCACCGACTACATGAAGATCGTCGGCGACCAGATCCGTCCCTTCATCAACGACCGCCGCTTCACCGCGCTCGGTACCGATGGCTTCGGCCGCTCCGACACGCGTGAGTCGCTGCGCACGTTCTTCGAAGTGGATCGCCACTTCATCGTGCTGGCCGCCCTGAAGTCGCTGGCCGACGAAGGCCGCATCGAGCGCGCGCGGATGCAGGACGCCATCGACAAGTACGGCATCGACACCGGCAAGCGCGACCCGGCCGCGGTGTAA
- a CDS encoding sigma-70 family RNA polymerase sigma factor — protein sequence MNSVRIWEKSYALRRRLLRGFFLRRGSASEDAEDLAQEVYLRLLRSTGEHADAVENPEAYLFTVAANLAREHARARSSLPPLEDVDLLAEVLKSEEDIEGEFERAQRWNDIRTTIARLPATTRRVMELHYRDGLDCPAISQQLQVSVHMVRKHIGKGLDACRKALGARELT from the coding sequence GTGAACAGCGTGAGGATCTGGGAGAAGAGCTATGCGCTGCGGCGGCGGCTGCTGCGCGGCTTCTTCCTGCGCCGGGGTTCTGCCAGCGAAGATGCCGAGGATCTGGCGCAGGAGGTTTACCTGCGGCTGCTGCGCAGCACCGGTGAGCATGCCGACGCGGTCGAGAACCCGGAAGCCTACCTGTTCACCGTGGCCGCCAATCTTGCACGGGAGCACGCGCGCGCGCGTTCTTCGCTGCCGCCGCTGGAGGACGTCGACCTCCTGGCCGAAGTGCTGAAGAGCGAAGAAGACATCGAAGGCGAATTCGAGCGCGCGCAGCGCTGGAACGATATCCGCACCACCATCGCACGGCTGCCGGCGACCACGCGGCGGGTGATGGAGCTGCATTACCGCGACGGGCTGGACTGCCCGGCAATCAGCCAGCAGCTGCAGGTCTCGGTGCACATGGTGCGCAAGCATATCGGCAAGGGGCTGGACGCCTGCAGGAAGGCGCTGGGCGCCAGGGAGCTCACATGA
- a CDS encoding FecR domain-containing protein, translating to MKRNPSGAADDAIASEAMDWFQRNREGVLGEAERVALLDWMKRSPEHVRAYMHALALHRQVGEALQSALAEEASVPPQQAAAKVVPLFGHAQAPLRSAPHSRRTRWWVAAAAACIALLGVGLVPQLMPTEQLYSAGHGEIRDLVLPDQTQVRLNADSRLRVRMGGFSRRVELLQGEATFDIAQDRRPFEVRVNGLQIRDIGTVFDVSRRLQGTRIGVVSGEVEVWSHGADARRLAQLGKGQVVQVDARSHAVESLDVPLSMLLDWQQRKVSFLDERLDEVAAAFNRHNQVQVRVLDEGAASARLSGSLDAHRIGALQAFLERDPRFVVRREGDTVRVGSR from the coding sequence ATGAAACGGAATCCATCGGGTGCGGCCGACGACGCGATCGCCAGCGAGGCCATGGACTGGTTCCAGCGCAATCGCGAGGGCGTGCTGGGCGAAGCCGAGCGGGTTGCGTTGCTGGACTGGATGAAGCGCTCGCCGGAGCATGTGCGCGCCTATATGCACGCGCTCGCACTGCACCGGCAGGTTGGTGAGGCGCTGCAATCGGCATTGGCTGAAGAGGCCTCGGTGCCGCCACAGCAGGCCGCTGCCAAGGTCGTGCCGCTGTTCGGACACGCACAGGCCCCGCTGCGCAGTGCGCCGCACAGCCGTCGCACGCGTTGGTGGGTGGCGGCTGCCGCAGCCTGTATCGCCCTGCTCGGCGTGGGCCTGGTTCCGCAGCTGATGCCTACCGAGCAGCTTTACAGCGCCGGACATGGAGAAATTCGCGACCTGGTGCTGCCCGACCAGACCCAGGTGCGGCTCAACGCGGACAGCCGCCTGCGGGTGCGCATGGGCGGGTTCAGCCGCAGGGTGGAGCTGCTGCAGGGCGAGGCCACGTTCGACATCGCCCAGGACCGACGGCCGTTCGAGGTGCGGGTGAACGGATTGCAGATCCGCGATATCGGCACGGTGTTCGACGTGTCGCGACGGCTGCAGGGCACCCGCATCGGTGTGGTTTCCGGCGAGGTGGAAGTGTGGAGCCACGGTGCGGATGCGCGGCGTCTTGCACAACTGGGTAAAGGCCAGGTGGTGCAGGTCGACGCGCGCAGCCATGCGGTCGAGTCGTTGGATGTGCCGTTGTCGATGCTGCTGGACTGGCAGCAACGCAAGGTCTCTTTCCTGGACGAGCGGCTGGATGAGGTGGCCGCCGCCTTCAACCGCCACAACCAGGTGCAGGTGCGGGTGCTGGATGAAGGTGCGGCGTCGGCGCGGTTGTCCGGCAGCCTGGACGCGCATCGCATCGGTGCGCTGCAGGCCTTCCTCGAGCGCGACCCGCGCTTCGTGGTGCGGCGAGAAGGCGACACCGTGCGGGTTGGCAGTCGCTGA
- a CDS encoding TonB-dependent receptor, protein MRNTLYLSIILALSPCSVPLAAAATADGLEARVSAPIAAQPLARALEQLSRSSGVQFLYSGSGEAHMAGAVPRGATVKQALDALLAGTGLGYTVVDGNVIAIDPAPAHNEPKPAAPKPREAEAVVAPTLGTVKVIAAHEVIDQKKTSPVIKDSVVYDEMDSYGDETLAESLMAAPGLSAVEDAGEPRYVTVRGVQANLNYTTIDGIAIASVGGSGSGERMNNLQLIPSDIGTRTDIYKSFSAEQAPDAIGGVIDIISRSAFDRSGKYVFADVAGIYSTAETNVERSAGGNHETLGHFGKSAKMVFSNQFGADQEFGLVAVARYEQRSRNSVKRWVESNYYYNDAGKYLTDGTTGPDEAKGWNGLRAPGNFSTGTYTNFITNFGGSAKLEWKPSDDPFYASLLLYSYRFYENSTMNKTDLYGNAKFPIRNQTEDSGTTQINSIYIKNRHDRWDRSNRGAIASFNWDIGDRSRLTLRGGHTEETFHNNQVYWGVRAYPSNLFVDYENDSHGFPNAVAVSDSSLLTSSAFKLNPAQAYVSPRDAKESIDNLRADFSYNVDADARGFGLAAGAEYRHLKIWQDIDFDYFKSSATLNDYLYPGSTLLGSVPGFPLIDNRKWNEELLPKLGNNNAAYPNANFTSDYKYVEDITNAYVSAHYAWDRLLLIGGLRYDHTRFDAYSPFSDDGGTTYTSAFRNTSGGYNNLLPSLNATFKLSEDQRLRFSASRTLGRPTPSNIAQATSTSCGDDEEGRGFCTIKQGNANLQPRRSTNIDLAWDLYFNGNNGLVSVALFDKVIKDDIYTLTTFENVGDTRYRVTQPMNTDESRLRGVEFAVANRNLQWGRQRFDMYFNATRLEGQTNYRISDGTERRLDRLLYQPDWSLNGSVIWRMPWKSAQLRLSGTYRSRMLVDFGDTQWLDSYYDPYMTFNLAFSHKVSKHVTLKYEAKNLFNTQPTYSTGPNGRFRTEIDDYGRFFYFHIIYN, encoded by the coding sequence ATGCGCAACACGCTCTACCTGTCGATCATCCTCGCCCTGTCTCCCTGCAGCGTGCCGCTGGCGGCTGCGGCCACTGCCGATGGCCTCGAGGCCCGCGTTTCGGCGCCGATCGCGGCGCAGCCGCTGGCGCGCGCGCTGGAGCAGTTGTCGCGCAGTTCCGGCGTGCAGTTCCTGTATTCGGGCAGTGGTGAAGCGCACATGGCCGGGGCGGTGCCGCGCGGTGCCACCGTCAAGCAGGCGCTGGACGCGCTGCTGGCAGGGACCGGCCTGGGCTACACCGTGGTGGATGGCAACGTCATCGCCATTGATCCTGCGCCGGCACACAACGAACCGAAGCCGGCCGCGCCGAAGCCGCGCGAGGCCGAAGCGGTGGTGGCGCCGACCCTGGGCACGGTGAAGGTGATTGCTGCGCATGAGGTGATCGACCAGAAGAAGACCTCGCCGGTGATCAAGGATTCGGTGGTCTACGACGAGATGGACAGCTACGGCGACGAGACACTGGCCGAGAGCCTGATGGCCGCGCCGGGCCTGAGTGCCGTGGAGGATGCCGGTGAGCCCCGTTACGTGACGGTGCGTGGCGTGCAGGCCAACCTCAACTACACCACCATCGACGGCATCGCGATTGCCAGCGTGGGTGGCAGTGGCTCGGGTGAGCGCATGAACAACCTGCAGCTGATTCCCAGCGACATCGGCACCCGCACCGACATCTACAAGAGCTTCAGCGCAGAGCAGGCGCCGGATGCGATCGGCGGCGTGATCGACATCATCAGCCGCAGTGCCTTCGACCGGTCCGGCAAGTACGTGTTCGCCGATGTGGCTGGTATCTACTCCACGGCCGAGACCAATGTCGAGCGCAGTGCCGGTGGCAACCACGAGACCCTGGGGCATTTCGGCAAGAGCGCCAAGATGGTGTTCTCCAACCAGTTCGGTGCCGACCAGGAATTCGGCCTTGTTGCGGTAGCGCGCTATGAGCAGCGTTCGCGCAACAGCGTCAAGCGCTGGGTGGAGTCGAACTACTACTACAACGACGCCGGCAAGTACCTCACCGACGGTACCACGGGGCCGGACGAGGCCAAGGGCTGGAACGGGCTGCGTGCGCCCGGCAATTTCAGCACCGGCACCTACACCAACTTCATCACCAACTTCGGTGGCTCGGCCAAGCTGGAATGGAAGCCATCGGACGATCCTTTCTACGCGTCGTTGCTGCTGTACTCGTACCGGTTCTACGAGAACTCGACGATGAACAAGACCGATCTGTACGGCAACGCCAAGTTTCCGATCCGCAACCAGACCGAAGACAGTGGCACCACCCAGATCAACAGCATCTACATCAAGAACCGCCACGACCGCTGGGACCGCAGCAACCGTGGCGCCATCGCCAGCTTCAACTGGGATATCGGTGATCGCTCGCGGCTGACCCTGCGTGGCGGCCATACCGAAGAGACCTTCCACAACAACCAGGTCTACTGGGGTGTGCGCGCCTACCCAAGCAATCTGTTCGTCGACTACGAGAACGACAGCCATGGTTTCCCGAACGCAGTGGCGGTTTCCGATTCCAGCCTGTTGACCAGCTCGGCGTTCAAGCTGAACCCGGCGCAGGCCTATGTCTCGCCGCGCGACGCCAAGGAGAGCATCGACAACCTGCGTGCCGACTTCAGCTACAACGTCGACGCCGATGCGCGTGGCTTCGGCCTGGCCGCCGGCGCCGAATACCGCCATCTGAAGATCTGGCAGGACATCGACTTCGACTACTTCAAGAGCAGTGCCACGCTCAACGATTACCTGTATCCGGGTTCGACGCTGCTGGGCAGCGTGCCGGGCTTCCCGCTGATCGACAACCGCAAGTGGAACGAGGAACTGCTGCCGAAACTGGGCAACAACAATGCGGCGTATCCAAATGCCAACTTCACCAGCGACTACAAGTACGTGGAGGACATCACCAATGCCTACGTGTCCGCACACTACGCCTGGGACCGACTGCTGCTGATCGGCGGCCTGCGCTACGACCACACCCGCTTCGATGCCTACAGCCCATTCAGCGATGATGGCGGCACTACGTATACCTCTGCCTTCCGCAATACGAGCGGTGGCTACAACAACCTGCTGCCTTCATTGAATGCGACGTTCAAGTTGAGCGAGGACCAGCGCCTGCGCTTCTCCGCCAGCCGAACGCTGGGCCGGCCGACACCCAGCAACATCGCCCAGGCCACCAGCACCAGCTGTGGTGATGACGAGGAGGGCAGGGGCTTCTGCACCATCAAGCAGGGCAACGCCAACCTGCAGCCGCGCCGTTCCACCAACATCGACCTGGCGTGGGACCTGTACTTCAACGGCAACAACGGCCTGGTCTCGGTGGCACTGTTCGACAAGGTGATCAAGGACGACATCTACACCCTGACCACCTTCGAGAACGTGGGTGACACGCGCTACCGGGTCACCCAGCCGATGAACACCGATGAGTCCAGGCTGCGCGGCGTCGAGTTCGCGGTCGCCAATCGCAACCTGCAGTGGGGCCGTCAGCGCTTCGACATGTACTTCAACGCCACGCGGCTGGAAGGCCAGACCAACTACCGCATCAGTGATGGCACCGAACGCCGCCTGGACCGCCTGCTGTACCAGCCGGACTGGTCGCTCAATGGGTCGGTGATCTGGCGCATGCCGTGGAAGAGCGCACAGCTGCGCCTGTCCGGTACCTACCGCAGCCGGATGCTGGTCGACTTCGGTGATACCCAGTGGCTGGACTCGTACTACGACCCATACATGACCTTCAACTTGGCCTTCAGCCACAAGGTCAGCAAGCACGTGACGCTGAAGTACGAGGCCAAGAACCTGTTCAACACGCAGCCGACCTACAGCACCGGTCCGAACGGGCGCTTCCGTACCGAGATCGACGACTACGGCCGCTTCTTCTACTTCCACATCATCTACAACTGA
- a CDS encoding alkaline phosphatase D family protein: MDTINRRRFLALAGLSAAGAWMGTAHALAAQTDAAALNPRNLLASPRFASTPFTLGVASGDPSADGMVLWTRLATEPLVFGGGMPTRPMVVEWQLAADEGMRKVVRQGSAMAHPELGHAVHVELGGLAPARPYWYRFTVGGHASAVGCTRTLPAATAAVDRVRFAVAGCQHYEEGHYTAWRRIAEEPLDFVFHYGDYIYEGESQPGLRRMNGQPFTNLRNHVGPQTYTLDDYRRRYAQYKSDADLQAAHASAPWFVTFDDHEVDNNWAGAEDQDDTPSEVFLLRRAQAFQAYYENMPLRRSAFPRDGHMQMYRRARYGTLMDLHLLDTRQYRSKQVNMALREEVESPERSIVGAKQERWLFDGLADATPRWHTIAHQVALGNYMREKDGVVQSSDDQWSGYLDSRRRLLDHIQKVGFGNVVTACGDAHRHYASDLVQDHRDSGVVSSEFLATSITSGADGQGVDAYARNQLAHSPYLRATTDKRGYVLCDVTRDAWIGDMKTLDTVMQPNGTVQSWKRYAVEHGRPGLQEA, encoded by the coding sequence GTGGATACGATCAATCGCAGGCGATTCCTGGCCCTGGCCGGCCTGTCTGCTGCCGGCGCGTGGATGGGCACGGCGCACGCGCTGGCCGCACAGACCGATGCCGCCGCGCTGAACCCGCGCAACCTGCTGGCGTCGCCGCGGTTCGCCAGCACGCCGTTCACCCTGGGCGTGGCCTCGGGTGATCCTTCGGCCGATGGCATGGTGCTGTGGACACGGCTGGCGACCGAGCCGCTGGTGTTCGGCGGTGGCATGCCGACCCGGCCGATGGTGGTCGAATGGCAGCTGGCCGCGGACGAGGGCATGCGCAAGGTGGTACGCCAGGGTTCGGCGATGGCGCATCCCGAACTCGGCCACGCCGTGCACGTGGAGCTGGGTGGGTTGGCGCCCGCACGGCCTTACTGGTACCGCTTCACCGTAGGCGGCCACGCCAGTGCGGTCGGTTGCACCCGCACGCTGCCCGCAGCCACGGCCGCAGTGGATCGCGTGCGGTTTGCGGTGGCCGGTTGCCAGCACTACGAAGAAGGCCACTACACCGCGTGGCGGCGCATTGCCGAGGAACCGCTGGATTTCGTCTTCCACTACGGTGATTACATCTACGAAGGCGAAAGCCAGCCGGGCCTGCGGAGAATGAACGGCCAGCCGTTCACCAACCTGCGCAATCATGTCGGGCCGCAGACCTACACGCTGGACGACTACCGTCGCCGCTACGCCCAGTACAAGAGCGATGCCGACCTGCAGGCCGCGCATGCATCGGCGCCGTGGTTCGTCACCTTCGATGACCATGAAGTGGACAACAACTGGGCCGGCGCCGAAGACCAGGACGATACGCCCAGCGAAGTGTTTTTGCTGCGCCGCGCACAGGCGTTCCAGGCCTACTACGAGAACATGCCACTGCGCCGTTCGGCATTCCCGCGCGATGGCCATATGCAGATGTACCGGCGCGCACGCTATGGCACGCTGATGGACCTGCACCTGCTCGACACCCGCCAGTACCGCAGCAAGCAGGTGAACATGGCGCTGCGTGAGGAGGTGGAATCGCCGGAGCGCAGCATTGTGGGGGCGAAGCAGGAGCGCTGGCTGTTCGACGGCCTGGCCGATGCCACGCCACGTTGGCACACCATCGCCCACCAGGTGGCACTGGGCAACTACATGCGCGAGAAGGATGGTGTGGTGCAGTCGTCCGACGACCAGTGGTCGGGCTATCTGGACAGCCGCCGGCGCCTGCTTGACCACATCCAGAAGGTTGGCTTCGGCAATGTAGTGACCGCCTGCGGCGACGCGCATCGGCACTACGCCAGCGACCTGGTGCAGGACCATCGTGATTCAGGCGTGGTCTCCAGTGAGTTCCTTGCCACTTCGATCACTTCGGGGGCCGACGGCCAGGGCGTGGATGCGTACGCCAGGAATCAGCTCGCGCACAGCCCTTATCTGAGGGCGACCACCGACAAGCGTGGCTATGTGCTGTGCGATGTCACCCGTGATGCCTGGATCGGCGACATGAAGACGCTGGATACCGTGATGCAGCCGAATGGAACGGTGCAGAGCTGGAAGCGCTACGCGGTGGAACACGGCCGGCCGGGGTTGCAGGAGGCCTGA